One window of Watersipora subatra chromosome 3, tzWatSuba1.1, whole genome shotgun sequence genomic DNA carries:
- the LOC137390038 gene encoding serine dehydratase-like yields MAMHVETPLIESTPLSKIASCRVFLKLENCQPAASFKIRGIGLLCSEAKRAGSSRIICSSGGNAGLAAAYASRKLDMPCKIFVPGSTSEATVEKLRAENAEVEVVGKVWDDANKEALKQLELCTDSAFVHPFDHPTIWKGHSTMVHEMKKQMGDGILPGAIIASVGGGGLLTGIIQGLDEVGWSDVPLVAMETKGADSLAASMNAGKLTSLSDITSIAKTLGSKTVCQQLFDYTKSHRVISEVVTDEMALNACFKFSDDERMLVEPSCGASLAAVYSSVVRRLQTEGKLPEELDNIVVVVCGGSSVTIDVLNQLKSSLTTPP; encoded by the exons ATGGCCATGCATGTGGAAACACCACTTATTGAGAGTACTCCACTATCAAAAATTGCTTCTTGTCGAGTCTTTCTCAAACTGGAAAACTGTCAGCCAGCTGCATCATTTAAAATACGAGGAATTGGCCTTCTATGCTCAGAG GCTAAGCGAGCTGGAAGTTCTAGAATAATTTGTTCATCAGGAGGAAATGCTGGACTTGCTGCTGCATATGCCAGCCGAAAGCTTGATATGCCCTGTAAAATATTTGTACCTGGCAGCACCTCTGAGGCAACTGTCGAGAAACTGCGTGCAGAG AATGCGGAAGTTGAAGTTGTTGGCAAGGTCTGGGATGACGCCAATAAAGAGGCGCTGAAACAGTTGGAGTTGTGTACCGACAGCGCTTTTGTTCACCCATTTGATCATCCTACCATCTG GAAAGGACACAGTACTATGGTACATGAGATGAAAAAACAGATGGGAGACGGGATATTACCTGGAGCTATTATAGCCTCAGTAGGTGGAGGAGGGCTGCTCACTG GTATCATACAAGGTTTGGATGAAGTTGGCTGGTCAGATGTTCCTCTTGTTGCTATGGAGACTAAAGGTGCAGACTCTTTGGCAGCATCTATGAATGCTGGTAAACTCACATCTTTGTCAGACATAACAAG CATTGCAAAGACTCTCGGCAGCAAAACAGTGTGTCAGCAATTATTTGACTACACAAAATCTCATCGGGTCATTTCAGAGGTGGTTACTGATGAAATGGCATTGAACGCGTGCTTCAAGTTTTCAG ATGATGAGAGGATGCTGGTGGAGCCATCTTGCGGGGCGTCTCTTGCTGCGGTATATTCATCTGTGGTTCGGAGACTACAGACCGAGGGTAAACTGCCAGAAGAACTGGATAACATAGTTGTGGTGGTGTGTGGTGGCAGTAGCGTGACTATTGACGTCCTAAATCAACTAAAATCATCTCTCACTACTCCCCCCTAA